In Cryptomeria japonica chromosome 5, Sugi_1.0, whole genome shotgun sequence, the genomic window TTCCTTAATGCCTTCGCTAttaacaactatcatgaagattCTTGGCTGTGAATGATATGTTTAAAGTCTCAACTatatcttttattgatgattaAGCGAATGTAATCTTTCAACGCCCTTGAACTAATCCTATATGCCATTTCTCTTTACAGTGCATTCTAACATGCCTCTTGATTGCTGCTCTTTACGACAGTCATTTGCTATTGTTTCTAGTCTTTCATTATGTTTCTTTGGACTTTTGAGGGTTTCTGTAATGTCCCTTACTAGATATATAAGCACAAATATGTTTGCTGTGATGCTATTATATATGTTgcaatgataatgataatatttataAGATGTTTTATTTTAAGCACTACTGTGAGAACTACTATTAAACTAATTATTTGTTGAGTTTATATAAGTTTGTTATATCTTAAATGTGATATTGTTTCTAACCAAATCTAATATCTGCTGGGGGCAGCAATTGTTTAGCTTGCTCAAAGCACCATGGTTGAAAAATTAGTGTAGATTCGGGTGTTAGGAATTTAATTCCAGAAGATAATGATCAAGATAAGATACTGATTTCATTCCGAAAAACAATAGCCTTATTTGTTGGGGGATTCTTTTTGAACTATTAAAGCAGAATTCTTCTCTCCGCTACTCAGGGGCATAGATCTGATCCATACAAGTACTGGGTCGATACCTAGCGTTAGGTCTCATCTGAGAATGGGCAGAAATGACATAATCTGTAGCTAATGAGTTACACAATGCGTAATTTTCTTTGGAAATATAATATGGTTGCAGGAGTCTATCCATAACAACTAAAACATTAAAAACAGCCTCGGTCAATGAACTAAAACTTACGAAAAATGAACATAAGTATACTGTTTTCACCATTAAAATATAGCAATGAGAAAATAACAGAGTCGTGATATACTAAAACAATATTTAAGTTCGGATATCATTATGCAAGGTCAGGATGGCCGAGTGGTCTAAGGCGCCAGACTCAAGTTCTGGTCCTCTAACGAGggcgtgggttcaaatcccacttcTGACATTTGTTTTGACTAGCTCTGGACTATCTCTGAAAGTAAGTAAAGTAGAATCATATTGAAGGGTAATGTATAAATTCTCAGAATGACCCTGACTTGCTTTACAAACAACTTAGAGATGCATAATCCAAATTTGATATCTGCTTCCTGAGAGTGGTTTCGTTTTTTGACCAGCGCTTGCTGAGAGTGGTTTCCTTTTTTTGACCAGCGCCTGGGTCTTTATTCAGCTACGATTGATTTTCTGTAGTAACTAAATGTGCGACTGTTGCTATTATGATTTTCCTTTGGGCAATTTAAATATTAGATTATGTAACCttaaacagaaaaaaaaaatgttCCTTAAAAAATCTTTAGGTCGCTGGTTTGATAAAGCAGGTCGGATTTAGGTTTTTCCCTTTGGGAAAATTATCTctatcatcattacatggtttttccctttgatAAAATTATCTCTATCATCATTATAGTTTGAAAAATTATTTCTTGTTTTTTCCTTTTGGGAAATTATCTCTTTCATCATTACATCTGAAGGATATGAATTTCTTTGAGCCTTTTTGAAAATCTAAACTTTGATTCCATAACTGATTTACTAAAATATTTATTTGGGAAAGAAAAACAAAGCTTAAAAGGCAGTATAGAACATGGAGAAGACTCCAATGCACATGAATATAAAAAAGAAGCTAGTGAAGAAACTAAATATGGTTCTAGGAGTTGTATCAGGAGGAAGATAAAGAGCAAGATGACTTTATGTTGCTTGGAAATAATGAGGGGTTTTCATTGGTTAAAATCATGTAGGATTTATCCTTGTCAAGGTATTTTATTTAGTAATGGGCGAAGGGTAGATATGGAGTAAAATGAAAAGGTTTCAACTTTTTGTAGGCTAAAACGGAATTTGATGCATAAAGTTTGTGCTATGAATATATAATGTTAATCTATTGTCAACTAATATTCTTTTATTGTCAATTTTCTTGTAACAACCATAATTGATAGTCTTAAACTTTCAAGTATGGTGGAGGAAGGAGGTAATCTAAATGCAATTTCAATTGGTTATGTGTTGGATTAAACAAAGATATTTTCTAGGGTCAATAGAAACATGTTTAGATATGAATGAGAGGTTTAAATGAGATGACAAAGAGATATCATTACTTGTATATGGCAATTGCCTTGTGTGATCATATTCTGATTTTTTAAAAGTAAATAAATATTCTTACAGTTTTGTGTAGCATTGTAAGTGTCACAAAACATAAAATTTTGTATTAAGAGGTTCTGAACAAGAAATTTTGTATCAGGGATAAGCTCAAGACAATCATTAATGTCAGAAAATTCAACTCTATAAATTTTaacaatatatataaaataaaaagtataatactattatttttaatttttaagaacAATACATGTGAAACAATAGATGAATCCATATATTTATAGCATTATTCATGGGTGAATACCTAGTCTAGGCTTGGTCTGGGACAAAACCAAAACTATTCTTCCAAGCATTGGCAGGAACTACGCTGCTTGCAGCCCTTGTTTTTAAAGATACAACATCAAATTAAATTAATATGATTAGATAACACTAATGCACAGGAAGAATAAATGTAatcatcatttataaaaaaaagaataatattaaatattttttaaaaaagtgGGTGGATTTGAAATAACAATTTGAAGAGTCCATAGGAATCTATTGACTATATCTTGATATGAAATAACATTTAAAAAAAGTGGGTAGAATTAAAATCACAGCCAAAAAAAAAAAGCCATATGAATATATTACATCATGAGATGACACAGCATATACTGCTGCCGCCATCTTTATTCTTTTCATAAAGATGAGACACCATATACTGCTCCATCTGTTCTTTATAGCTTACGGTCTTCACGTTTACTTTCTGTGAAATAGTTACATTTTTTAGTTTGACAAACATGGCGCGCTGAGTCGCCAATGCTTCTATGGGTCAGTTTTAGCCTTTAGAGGGCATTTAAATATTCATGTTATTTATGTAGACTTTGAAAAACAGGCTTCTCTCGTCATCGATGTTATCTTATCTTACTAGCAAGCAGAAGATAATGTTGTTATTTCCCTTGACTAAATCTGCCATAAACAGCGTTTTGACAGGGTCATTCGATTGAGGCCCAGATTTCCTCTATAAATACAAAGCACAACTCCTCGAGTAGTACATATAAGCATTGATCTCTATATCTACACTGAATTGTAACGCTACGAAGAATACTAGTGCTTTGAAATACTTAGGAATATTGCTTGTATGCCTCTTGTTTGTAAGGCCTTCTGTGGGTAGTTATTTTAGTGTATGGGCAGGTTCTGGGTGTAGTAACCAGGCTGCTACTTACAGTAACTGTGGGTGTACTAATGTAGCCAGCGATTTGCATGGAGGATATCAGTTTGTATACCAAGGACAAACTGCTGCTGCTTATAATGCTGCTAATTGTGATGGCGTAGCACATACTCGCTTTACTAGCAGTGTAAGCGGCTGCACCGCGTTTGGCTGGAACAGCTTCTTCATTCAGTGCTGATAACGGTGCCTTCTGAGTCTTTGTTCGTCTCTATGGTAGGATGAGTTGTGTTAGGATTTATATCTTGTCTTTATGATTTGTATCTGGGGTATTGTGTGAAATTAGGGTTAAAATGTATCCGGTGTGGTAGTTTGATAGTATGAATAAAGAGACGTTATCTGTGTTTGGCTGTGTCTATTAATGGAGTTATGGGACAATTTGTGATTGGTTTTTATGAATTGTATCTTCGCTAGTTTGTTTTATTTACTTAAGATTCACTGAGAATTTGCAATTGCCCCTTATGATTGAGGGATAATTTTCGGGGTTCAAATTGTTGAAAATTTATATCTCGAGAAGCCATTTACAACTATATATGTAAAGAATAAAAGTTGGCCTTGAGGTCTTGTTATGAGGAACTTATTAGATGAATCATAGATAACTGTGGAGATTAAAATAATTATCCTCAAAGAAGCCTAGATAATTGCAATAAATCAATAACGGAGATTAAAAGGATCATCCAAGAAACCTAGATCGTTATATTTGTAATGAATATGCCATTATGATGAGAAGCCTTAGTCATTATTCAATAAACTCACAATTCTAACATATAGAAGAGATCTATAAATTGTTCATTCAATGATTCAATTGAAAATTATgataacataaaatatttaatttgacaTATTTGTCACATGTAATTAGATTGAAGTTTTATTAAATTGACTTTGAGCAATATCTAGATTCATATGGTAGATCATAGTAGATTTATTTGTGAATGTCTTATTGCAtgaatcaaaattgacatgatgtATATTTTTATAAAATCATTGGACTAGATAAATTAGGTAGACATATTTCTCTTTGTAAAAGATTTTTGGGTTGGCTATTGTTCTTTAACTAAACAACATGCTAAAATAATCTTGAACGCACTGATAGAGAATCTTTCCAAGTTCAATTTATACACCCTCAAAATTATCAACATAAAAAAATTCATGGAAAAAATGATATAGTAAGATGGTGATTGCAAAGATGTTATCATGATGATATAGTATTAAGATGATGATTAGAAGCATGTTGATGAAATAGATATGGTCTCAATGTCCTATGCATGTCACAAGTTATTTTTCTCTCTTGTTGTTCTTGAGTGAGAAAATGGTGCTAcaaggttgttttggttgttgcatATTGATGAAGTGTGTGAATGTGGGAAAGTGTGTTGAAGAATGTTTGGAAGAATTATTTACCTTTCTCTACAATTGATGACATATTCTTGTGGTTTTGAATTAAAACTTATATGTTCTATGGACACTACACTCTTATCATTTTAGGTCCCTAGTTTTACAACTGGTGTTTTCAGTAAAGGCAGTATGTTGGTAGGCTGGTGGTTTGTTAGGACTAGTCTAGAAAATGCTTTGCATTAGTGTTTATATTGTTGTAGATTAGTGGATATTATTATAATGATTCTGCAGTGTCTTTGTTCAGATTTTAGGTGACAAAATGTTCTgcaattatttttgtcaatttttttctcTCATGACTATGTTTCCTAGCCCTCTTGGCATGAAGAGATGTGTATTAGTATGGTTGTTCTAGCTTGATTTGGCATGTCAATATGTAATAATTTTCTTGAAATGTTGTTCGATGTTGATCAAATGTCTCTATGTGGTTTACATGGTAGTTGTTTATCTTTTTGGTTACACATATTGTATATTGTTGGTTTTCAAGGTGGTTTATGGTTATCTAGTCGATAGGGTCCATTCTCTTACTTGTGTTATGTATTTGGGGATATGGACTATCATTGAAAGATGTGATGAAGTGTATTTGGGTTCTAACATGCCTTGTGAGGGTCCACAAATTTAGTAAATtcatttggaagatgtgttttttgGTTGACTAGTTATATGCTACACATTATATCTATGTCTTACCCTATTTTTGACTCCAGTGTGATTGATATTTGGCACCACTTGGAATGATGTGTTAATATTCTTTAGGTTCACTCTATCTCTTAGATTGGACCACTTTCAGTGTAATTGTGTTTTGGGGCTTACATGTTGGGGTTATTCCTTGTCCCTTGTTCTAACCGACCTCATTGGAGTTTTGTAATGATGTGGATGGTGTATAtagatgataaaattaattataagTGGTGTTTTATAGATTATAAAAGATGTAAATGTGAAGCAGTAAGAGTGTGTGGTGAAAAATTTGGAGCTAAATTGTCAAATGGTTGCTTAAGGCAGTGTGTGAAAGTAGCTACATTTTGAGGAGATTGTTAGTTGCATTGATGTTGAAGGCTTATTCACTATAATTAAAAGTATACTTTGTCTCTTTCTTTGAGGTAGTGAGCCTTTTCCTATAGGTCCTATTTG contains:
- the LOC131067312 gene encoding antimicrobial peptide 1-like, which gives rise to MAEWSKAPDSSSGPLTRAWVQIPLLTFVLTSSGLSLKGHSIEAQISSINTKHNSSSSGCSNQAATYSNCGCTNVASDLHGGYQFVYQGQTAAAYNAANCDGVAHTRFTSSVSGCTAFGWNSFFIQC